One genomic window of Sphingomonas ginsengisoli An et al. 2013 includes the following:
- a CDS encoding TonB-dependent receptor, with translation MTNSRDHFMALLMAGGSLLAITLPSQALAQDGTVANPAPPATAQEAQGTDVVVTGIRASLRSSRNIKRDSQGVVDAISAEDIGKFPDTNLAESLQRITGVSIDRTNGEGSKVTVRGFGPDFNLVLLNGRQMPASGLGDGASAPTSRSFDFANLASEGIAAVEVYKSGRATLPTGGIGSVINIRTPRPLDRPGLRGSVGFKAVYDTSRFEGSKLSPEISGIVSDTFADNRIGILVSGSYQRRRSSQAQFSAGWREGYLGNENNWGSLAMPGDPRYANIQNRPDATDIYQVPQNAAYDFIDVDRKRINGQLVLQARPTDNLTATVDYTFSQNTVDARTNSIGVWFNHNNTSSSWTDGPVAGPNFYAESFTAGEAKDLAITGAYAANRSINKSLGGNLAWKGWGGARLELDAHHSTAESKPTTPYGSSIAVGTAIFGVQNQRVDFTTDMPVISVSMYPGSEIAASNIRPSGNAFRTAYMKDQINEATLRAGYDFDSSFIKSIDFGATYTENKVRSAYGFIQNDTWGGTLSAAQTPDDLFTLTNLPHNLAGMDGSQSSAIIPNYFQINTVGLINLLQSQLNVCAASIVPGACIAAYTADRRITEKSLAPYLQTTHRFKLFNNPANLRLGVRYERTKVNSTALVPLPTGTTLVSFNEITVVQPQNSSTFTTLKGEYHNWLPAVDFDMSPMRDFKLRASYSHTITRADYGRLQGGLTVNSPARPNGGSTGQQGDPGLLPYKSKNIDLSAEWYYNPLSYISVGYFHKTVSNFIGDTTTQSPRFGLTNPGQGAAFLAARAALGPDASFAQVLSYIQTNYPAAYVGGAVPGIRGLPGDPALVFTVTSPINSDQVGHLHGFEFNIQHSFWNTGFGAILNYTIVKSDTGYQNTLRYTEPQFAITGISNSANAVLFYDKNGLQARVAYNWRQGFLSGYGSDPFYVDSYGQVDASASYEFRKGITAFVEGINITKADRRGHERANQAVFFAQPGYSRYNAGVRFSF, from the coding sequence ATGACGAACAGCCGCGACCATTTCATGGCCTTGCTGATGGCCGGAGGATCGCTGCTCGCGATCACGCTGCCGAGCCAGGCGCTGGCGCAGGATGGCACGGTCGCCAACCCCGCCCCGCCCGCCACCGCGCAGGAAGCTCAGGGGACCGACGTCGTCGTCACCGGCATCCGTGCCAGCCTTCGCTCCTCGCGCAACATCAAGCGCGATTCGCAGGGTGTCGTTGACGCGATCTCGGCCGAGGACATCGGCAAGTTCCCCGACACCAACCTCGCCGAGTCGCTGCAGCGCATCACCGGCGTGTCGATCGACCGCACCAACGGTGAAGGCTCCAAGGTCACCGTCCGCGGCTTCGGCCCGGACTTCAACCTCGTCCTCCTCAATGGCCGCCAGATGCCCGCCTCGGGCCTCGGCGACGGTGCCAGCGCGCCGACCTCGCGCAGCTTCGACTTCGCCAACCTCGCCTCCGAGGGCATCGCCGCGGTCGAGGTCTACAAGTCGGGCCGCGCGACGCTGCCGACTGGCGGCATCGGTTCGGTCATCAACATCCGCACCCCGCGGCCGCTCGATCGACCGGGCCTGCGCGGCAGCGTCGGCTTCAAGGCGGTCTACGACACCTCGCGGTTCGAGGGCAGCAAGCTGTCGCCCGAGATTTCGGGGATCGTCAGCGACACCTTCGCCGACAACCGCATCGGCATCCTGGTCAGCGGCTCCTATCAGCGCCGTCGGTCGAGCCAGGCGCAATTTTCGGCGGGCTGGCGCGAGGGTTATCTCGGCAATGAGAACAATTGGGGCTCGCTCGCCATGCCGGGCGACCCGCGTTACGCGAACATCCAGAATCGGCCCGACGCGACCGACATCTATCAGGTGCCGCAGAACGCCGCCTATGACTTCATCGATGTCGACCGCAAGCGCATCAACGGCCAGCTCGTCCTGCAGGCGCGCCCGACCGACAATCTGACCGCCACCGTCGACTACACCTTCTCGCAGAACACGGTCGACGCGCGCACCAACAGCATCGGCGTGTGGTTCAACCACAATAACACCAGCAGCAGCTGGACCGACGGCCCGGTCGCCGGCCCCAACTTCTATGCCGAGAGCTTTACCGCCGGCGAAGCCAAGGACCTCGCGATCACCGGCGCCTATGCCGCCAACCGCTCAATCAACAAGTCACTCGGCGGCAACCTCGCCTGGAAGGGCTGGGGCGGCGCGCGGCTCGAGCTCGACGCGCATCACTCGACCGCCGAAAGCAAGCCGACGACACCGTACGGCAGCAGCATCGCGGTCGGGACCGCCATCTTTGGCGTGCAGAATCAGCGGGTCGACTTCACCACCGACATGCCGGTCATCTCAGTCAGCATGTATCCGGGTTCGGAGATCGCCGCCTCGAACATCCGGCCGTCTGGCAACGCCTTCCGCACGGCTTACATGAAGGACCAGATCAACGAAGCGACGCTCCGCGCGGGCTATGATTTCGACAGCTCGTTCATCAAGAGCATCGATTTCGGCGCGACCTACACCGAGAACAAGGTTCGCTCGGCCTACGGCTTTATTCAGAACGACACGTGGGGCGGCACGCTGTCAGCGGCGCAGACCCCCGACGACCTGTTCACGCTGACCAACCTGCCACACAATCTCGCCGGCATGGATGGCTCGCAGAGCAGCGCGATCATCCCCAACTATTTCCAGATCAACACGGTCGGGCTGATCAACCTGCTGCAATCGCAGCTCAACGTGTGCGCCGCCTCGATCGTCCCCGGGGCTTGCATCGCGGCCTACACCGCCGACCGGCGCATCACCGAGAAGTCGCTCGCGCCCTATCTGCAAACGACGCACCGGTTCAAGCTCTTCAACAATCCGGCCAACCTGCGCCTTGGCGTCCGCTACGAGCGGACCAAGGTCAACAGCACGGCGCTGGTGCCCCTGCCAACCGGCACGACGCTCGTCTCTTTCAACGAGATCACCGTTGTCCAGCCGCAGAACTCGAGCACGTTCACGACGCTCAAGGGCGAGTATCACAACTGGCTGCCGGCGGTCGATTTCGACATGTCGCCGATGCGCGACTTCAAGCTGCGCGCCTCATACAGCCACACGATCACCCGCGCCGACTACGGCCGCCTGCAGGGCGGTCTGACGGTCAACTCGCCGGCGCGGCCAAACGGCGGTAGCACCGGTCAGCAGGGCGATCCGGGCCTGCTGCCTTACAAGTCGAAGAACATCGATCTGTCGGCCGAGTGGTATTACAATCCGCTCAGCTACATTTCGGTCGGCTATTTCCACAAGACCGTCAGCAATTTCATCGGCGACACCACGACCCAGAGCCCGCGCTTCGGGCTGACCAACCCCGGTCAGGGCGCCGCCTTCCTGGCAGCGCGCGCTGCGCTCGGTCCCGACGCATCGTTCGCCCAGGTGCTGAGCTACATCCAGACCAATTATCCGGCGGCTTATGTCGGCGGCGCCGTTCCCGGCATCCGCGGACTGCCGGGCGATCCGGCGCTGGTCTTCACCGTCACCTCGCCGATCAACAGTGACCAGGTCGGGCACCTGCACGGCTTCGAATTCAACATTCAGCACAGCTTCTGGAACACCGGCTTCGGCGCGATCCTGAACTACACGATCGTCAAGAGCGACACCGGCTATCAGAACACGCTGCGCTACACCGAGCCGCAGTTCGCGATCACCGGTATCAGCAACAGCGCCAACGCGGTGCTGTTCTACGACAAGAACGGGTTGCAGGCGCGCGTCGCCTATAACTGGCGCCAGGGCTTCCTGTCCGGCTACGGGTCTGACCCCTTCTACGTCGACTCCTATGGACAGGTGGATGCCAGTGCGAGCTACGAGTTCCGCAAGGGCATCACCGCCTTCGTCGAGGGCATCAACATCACCAAGGCGGACCGCCGCGGGCATGAGCGCGCCAACCAGGCGGTGTTCTTCGCCCAGCCCGGCTACAGCCGCTACAACGCCGGGGTGCGATTCAGCTTCTGA
- a CDS encoding MFS transporter, translating into MQPRSFLAAYALAWAGGAIAYTPFLTLLLPLRFTQLAGAGDVGWLALCATFGAIAAGLSNILWGWASDRWPRAAERQRRRWAAVGLLATAVGVVAIVRAGDPRALIVAVVGWQVALNLLLAPLSAYAADSVADTQKGALGGYLSFAPALAAMSIIGVALLPGAFGMQMGLVLLIVALAVAPLLLRRAVPAYGRTTRVEEGEAKARLDARTLGTLWLARLFVQVAEGLLFLFIYYFLRSVSGGNLSLGDYAWTNAGVQLLAIPVALTIGRLSDRTARRKAPLLATLALIAGGLAGMALAQGWTAVICCYGLFLMGSNGFLALHSAFAMQQLPDPVHFGRDLGFFNLTNTLPSLISPLLAAMVIGQFGYPSLLGLLAAMMLVPAGLLASLRIR; encoded by the coding sequence TTGCAGCCACGCTCGTTTCTCGCCGCTTATGCGCTGGCGTGGGCCGGCGGAGCGATTGCCTACACCCCATTCCTGACGCTGTTGCTGCCATTGCGCTTCACCCAGCTCGCGGGGGCAGGCGACGTCGGCTGGCTGGCGTTGTGCGCGACCTTCGGGGCAATCGCGGCCGGGCTGTCGAACATCCTGTGGGGCTGGGCGAGCGACCGCTGGCCCCGCGCCGCCGAGCGCCAACGCCGCCGCTGGGCGGCGGTCGGGCTGCTCGCGACGGCGGTTGGCGTGGTCGCGATCGTCCGCGCGGGCGACCCGCGCGCCCTGATCGTGGCGGTGGTCGGCTGGCAGGTCGCGCTCAACCTCCTGTTGGCGCCGCTGTCTGCCTATGCCGCCGACAGCGTCGCCGACACGCAGAAGGGGGCGCTCGGCGGCTATCTGTCGTTCGCGCCCGCGCTGGCGGCAATGTCGATCATCGGCGTGGCGTTGCTGCCCGGGGCGTTCGGCATGCAGATGGGTCTGGTGCTGCTGATCGTCGCGCTGGCGGTCGCGCCGCTGCTGCTGCGCCGCGCGGTTCCCGCCTACGGCCGGACGACTCGTGTCGAGGAAGGAGAGGCGAAGGCCCGGCTCGATGCGCGCACGCTCGGCACTTTATGGCTGGCGCGACTGTTCGTGCAGGTCGCCGAAGGGCTGCTGTTCCTCTTCATCTATTATTTCCTGCGCAGCGTGTCGGGCGGCAATCTGTCGCTGGGCGATTACGCCTGGACCAACGCGGGGGTGCAGTTGCTGGCGATCCCCGTCGCATTGACCATCGGTCGGCTGTCGGATCGCACCGCGCGCCGCAAGGCGCCTTTGCTGGCGACCCTTGCGCTGATCGCCGGCGGGCTCGCGGGGATGGCGCTGGCGCAAGGATGGACGGCGGTGATCTGCTGTTATGGCCTGTTCCTGATGGGCTCGAACGGATTCCTCGCGCTCCATTCGGCGTTCGCCATGCAGCAACTGCCCGACCCGGTCCACTTCGGCCGCGACCTCGGCTTCTTCAACCTGACCAACACCCTGCCGTCGCTGATCTCGCCGCTGCTGGCCGCAATGGTGATCGGGCAGTTCGGCTATCCCAGCCTGCTCGGGTTGCTGGCGGCGATGATGCTGGTCCCGGCGGGCTTGCTGGCCAGCCTCAGAATCCGTTGA
- a CDS encoding TIR domain-containing protein, producing the protein MTEAESIAERSPAASPVFLSYASADRKQALAICTALERRGPRCWIAARDVPPGANYQEAIVQALRSARAMVLIFSTAANDSDEIKKELSLASRYRVPVIAVRIAEVEPSDAFAYELSTRQWIDAFAGRDKAIDAIAERIEQLSGAPVTAPASKPVIAGAAKRRWPAAVGALLVLALAIGGGLWWWLRPASAPAHSMVVRLAGFQLLSPDLPQTMRAAIDTEIAAAFNADGVVGVSTATSPPPGKTPAYALGGTLQHEGESVRVITRLINERSGVSLWSDSFNYDASETSEIPRHIAVDAGNVVRCGLFGISTYKRPLPDDVIKDYLQFCQGHWDPMLEEGRKALVPAQRVVAAVPDFSWGWAAVAGGYWKVAMNAPDDRAVDAARAAGRAAADRGIALDPTNSEALYIKSMLVPRNDWLARDTLLQRAVAARRLDCGCEHHQYGWLLAQVGRTGEAVDQLRQADDMLALYVYTAVNFADALVQAGRTDEARTAYEAALRLAPDAHFANRLAAAEAVGTGDIKMLQDPKLPITPALRAALVQGEKAAAGTDPAAKAAAAQALLALPAEQQTDWIALLLGKLGADHAALTVAAKLAAWDYPGPSIFWYPSMAGARRDPGFPALVQQIGLVAYWKATHTRPDVCAEAAPAAFCRLI; encoded by the coding sequence GTGACCGAAGCGGAATCCATCGCTGAACGATCGCCGGCGGCGTCACCGGTGTTCCTCAGTTACGCCTCGGCCGACCGCAAGCAGGCGCTGGCGATCTGCACTGCGCTCGAACGGCGCGGTCCGCGTTGCTGGATTGCCGCACGCGACGTCCCGCCCGGCGCCAACTATCAGGAGGCGATCGTCCAGGCGCTCCGCAGCGCGCGGGCGATGGTCCTCATCTTTTCCACCGCGGCCAACGACAGCGACGAGATCAAGAAAGAGCTGTCGCTCGCCAGCCGCTACCGAGTCCCGGTGATCGCGGTCCGGATCGCCGAGGTCGAGCCGAGCGACGCCTTCGCCTACGAATTGTCGACCCGCCAGTGGATCGACGCCTTCGCCGGCCGCGACAAGGCGATCGATGCGATTGCCGAGCGGATCGAGCAGCTCTCGGGCGCACCGGTCACCGCTCCCGCTTCGAAACCCGTTATCGCAGGCGCAGCCAAGCGACGCTGGCCCGCTGCCGTCGGCGCGCTGCTCGTCCTTGCGCTGGCGATCGGCGGCGGATTGTGGTGGTGGCTTCGTCCGGCGTCGGCCCCCGCGCACAGCATGGTCGTCCGGCTCGCCGGTTTCCAATTGCTCTCGCCCGACCTGCCCCAGACCATGCGCGCCGCGATCGACACCGAAATCGCCGCCGCCTTCAACGCCGACGGCGTGGTCGGCGTCTCGACCGCCACCTCCCCGCCTCCCGGCAAGACCCCGGCTTATGCGTTGGGGGGCACTCTTCAGCATGAGGGAGAGAGCGTGCGGGTCATCACCCGCCTAATCAACGAGCGGTCCGGGGTCTCGCTGTGGTCCGACAGCTTCAACTATGATGCGAGCGAGACGAGCGAGATTCCGCGCCACATTGCGGTCGACGCGGGCAACGTCGTGCGCTGCGGGCTATTCGGCATCTCGACCTACAAAAGGCCGCTGCCCGACGACGTCATCAAGGACTATCTGCAATTCTGCCAGGGTCACTGGGACCCGATGCTCGAGGAAGGGCGCAAGGCGCTCGTCCCGGCCCAACGCGTGGTCGCCGCCGTGCCCGACTTCTCGTGGGGCTGGGCGGCGGTCGCGGGCGGCTATTGGAAGGTCGCGATGAATGCCCCGGACGATCGCGCGGTCGACGCCGCGCGGGCCGCGGGCCGAGCCGCCGCCGACCGCGGGATTGCGCTCGACCCGACCAACAGCGAGGCGCTCTACATCAAGTCGATGCTGGTGCCGCGCAACGACTGGTTGGCGCGCGACACGCTGCTCCAGCGCGCGGTCGCCGCCCGCCGCCTCGATTGCGGCTGCGAGCATCACCAGTACGGCTGGCTGCTCGCCCAGGTCGGTCGCACCGGCGAGGCGGTCGACCAGCTCCGCCAGGCGGACGATATGCTCGCCCTCTACGTCTATACCGCGGTCAACTTCGCCGACGCACTCGTCCAGGCCGGCAGAACCGACGAAGCGCGGACGGCTTATGAGGCGGCACTACGGCTCGCGCCCGACGCCCACTTCGCCAATCGGCTCGCAGCGGCCGAAGCGGTGGGCACGGGCGACATCAAGATGCTGCAGGATCCCAAACTGCCGATCACCCCGGCGCTGCGGGCGGCGCTGGTGCAGGGCGAAAAGGCTGCGGCGGGCACCGACCCCGCGGCCAAGGCAGCCGCCGCCCAAGCGCTTCTCGCCCTACCCGCCGAGCAGCAGACCGACTGGATCGCGCTGCTGCTCGGCAAGCTCGGCGCCGACCACGCCGCGCTCACCGTCGCCGCCAAGCTGGCGGCCTGGGATTATCCGGGCCCGTCGATTTTCTGGTATCCGAGCATGGCGGGCGCTCGTCGCGACCCCGGTTTCCCGGCGCTCGTCCAGCAAATCGGCCTCGTCGCTTACTGGAAGGCAACCCACACCCGCCCCGACGTTTGCGCCGAGGCCGCCCCCGCAGCCTTCTGCCGCCTGATCTAG
- a CDS encoding glycoside hydrolase family 3 protein encodes MEHRTSAGRRVASPLLGLLLVGSAALAAPPPRLSPVAHPALWPSAHSPAAISEAATERRITKIMAGMTLEQKVGQTIQADISSINPQDLDRYPLGSILAGGNSGPFGDERATSSRWAEVVRQFRAHSAAAGGIPILFGVDAVHGHSNLPGATIFPHNVGLGATHDPALVQAIGAATADEVTASGIEWTFAPTLAVPQDVRWGRSYEGYSSDPQLVARYATAMTLGLQGPLVAGRAVGANHVAATAKHFLADGGTDHGKDQGNASLPERTLIRLHAAGYPAAIDAGALTVMVSFSGWNGEKNHGNKSLITDVLKGRMGFEGLTVGDWNAHGQVEGCTTTHCPQSYNAGLDLFMAPDSWKGLYESTLADVRTGHISQARIDDAVRRILRVKAKLGLLDGRQVRDEPGRIGTAAHRALARRAVAESLVLLKNEGALLPIRPGSKVLIAGDGADNMAKQAGGWTITWQGTDTTKRDFPAGQTIYDGLAAAVRKIGGTATLSPKGEYSQRPEVAIVVFGEDPYAEFQGDVPTFAYRPQDGTDLALLKRLRAQGIKVVSVFLSGRPLFVSPEINASDAFVAAWLPGTEGGGVADVLVAGASGRPQRDFIGRLAFPWPRDARAPVTNPLFPLGYGQSYARPARIGRLAEAPGIDISAALNLDRYFVDGRTLAPWTLSLMDNGGKRPVATGEVASPTGALRSRSVDLAAQEDSRAVRWTGAGSLLFEGPRSDLSRELLEGFALVIDGRVDQPPAAKVTVGFAGIERDATALLGKPGPLKLAIPLHCFTDDKAKLTAVESPASITTAGAFGLTIKRVALEAVASQRCP; translated from the coding sequence ATGGAGCATCGCACAAGCGCAGGCCGGCGAGTCGCCTCTCCCTTGCTGGGGCTGCTGCTGGTGGGCAGCGCCGCGCTTGCCGCACCACCGCCGCGTCTTTCGCCCGTCGCGCATCCGGCGCTGTGGCCGAGCGCGCACAGCCCCGCGGCGATCAGCGAGGCCGCGACCGAGCGCCGCATCACGAAAATCATGGCCGGGATGACGCTCGAGCAGAAGGTCGGCCAGACGATCCAGGCCGACATCAGCTCGATCAACCCGCAGGACCTCGACCGCTATCCGCTCGGCTCGATCCTCGCCGGCGGCAACAGCGGCCCATTTGGCGACGAGCGCGCCACCAGCAGCCGCTGGGCCGAGGTCGTCCGCCAGTTCCGCGCCCATTCTGCGGCGGCAGGCGGCATCCCGATCCTGTTCGGGGTCGACGCGGTTCACGGCCATTCCAACCTGCCGGGCGCGACCATCTTCCCGCACAACGTCGGGCTCGGTGCGACCCATGACCCGGCGCTCGTCCAAGCGATCGGCGCGGCCACCGCCGATGAAGTCACCGCGAGCGGGATCGAGTGGACCTTCGCGCCGACCCTCGCGGTGCCACAGGATGTCCGCTGGGGACGCAGCTACGAAGGCTATTCGTCCGACCCGCAACTGGTCGCGCGCTATGCCACCGCGATGACGCTTGGGCTGCAGGGGCCGCTCGTTGCTGGGCGCGCGGTCGGGGCCAATCATGTCGCCGCGACCGCCAAGCATTTCCTCGCCGACGGAGGCACCGACCACGGCAAGGACCAAGGCAACGCCAGCCTGCCCGAGCGCACGCTGATCCGTCTCCACGCCGCCGGCTACCCCGCCGCGATTGACGCTGGCGCGCTGACCGTGATGGTCTCCTTCTCGGGCTGGAACGGCGAAAAGAACCACGGCAACAAGTCGCTCATCACCGACGTCCTCAAGGGCCGCATGGGGTTCGAAGGACTGACCGTCGGCGACTGGAACGCCCACGGCCAAGTCGAAGGCTGCACCACCACCCATTGCCCGCAATCCTACAATGCCGGGCTCGACCTGTTCATGGCGCCAGACAGCTGGAAAGGCCTCTACGAAAGCACCCTCGCCGACGTCCGCACCGGCCACATTTCGCAGGCGCGCATCGATGACGCGGTGCGGCGGATATTGCGGGTCAAGGCGAAGCTCGGGCTGCTCGACGGGCGCCAGGTGCGCGACGAGCCTGGTCGGATCGGGACAGCCGCGCACCGCGCGCTTGCCCGCCGGGCGGTCGCCGAGAGCCTCGTCCTCCTCAAGAACGAGGGCGCGCTGTTGCCGATCCGGCCGGGCTCGAAAGTGCTGATCGCGGGAGATGGCGCCGACAACATGGCCAAGCAGGCCGGCGGCTGGACCATCACTTGGCAGGGCACTGACACGACCAAGCGCGACTTCCCCGCCGGCCAGACGATCTACGACGGCCTCGCCGCGGCTGTCCGCAAGATCGGCGGCACGGCGACGCTCTCGCCCAAGGGGGAGTATAGCCAACGGCCCGAAGTCGCGATCGTGGTGTTCGGCGAGGACCCCTACGCCGAATTCCAGGGCGACGTCCCGACCTTCGCCTATCGTCCCCAGGACGGCACCGATCTCGCTCTGCTCAAGCGCCTGCGCGCGCAGGGAATCAAGGTCGTCTCGGTATTCCTCTCGGGCCGTCCGCTGTTCGTCTCGCCCGAGATCAACGCCTCGGACGCGTTCGTCGCCGCATGGCTTCCCGGGACCGAGGGCGGCGGCGTCGCCGACGTGCTGGTGGCGGGCGCCAGCGGCCGGCCGCAACGCGACTTTATCGGCCGGCTGGCCTTTCCCTGGCCGCGCGACGCGCGTGCGCCGGTGACCAATCCGCTGTTCCCGCTTGGCTACGGGCAGAGCTATGCGCGCCCGGCGCGGATCGGTCGGCTGGCCGAAGCGCCGGGCATCGACATCAGTGCCGCGCTCAACCTCGACCGCTATTTCGTCGACGGCCGCACGCTGGCGCCGTGGACGCTGTCGTTGATGGACAACGGCGGCAAGCGCCCGGTCGCCACCGGCGAGGTCGCCAGCCCGACCGGCGCCCTCCGCTCACGCTCCGTCGATCTCGCCGCGCAGGAAGATAGCCGCGCGGTGCGCTGGACCGGCGCCGGTTCGCTGCTGTTCGAAGGCCCGCGCAGCGACCTCTCGCGCGAATTACTCGAGGGCTTCGCGCTGGTGATCGACGGCCGGGTCGACCAGCCGCCCGCGGCCAAGGTCACCGTCGGCTTTGCCGGGATCGAGCGCGACGCCACGGCGCTGCTCGGCAAGCCCGGCCCGCTCAAGCTGGCGATTCCGCTGCACTGCTTCACCGATGACAAGGCCAAGCTGACCGCGGTGGAAAGCCCGGCCAGCATCACCACTGCCGGTGCCTTCGGGCTGACCATCAAGCGCGTCGCGCTAGAAGCAGTTGCCAGCCAGCGATGCCCCTAG